One Streptomyces sp. P9-A2 DNA window includes the following coding sequences:
- a CDS encoding TIGR03936 family radical SAM-associated protein codes for MQRIRLRYTKRGRLRFTSHRDFQRAFERALRRAEVPMAYSAGFTPHPKVSYANAAPTGTGSEAEYLEIALTQQRDPEPLRMLLDESLPTGLDIVEAAEARTPGLADRLTASVWELRLDGVDAEEARRAVDAFNAAETVEVQRRTKSGVRTFDARSAVVELESVEAPSSPADRSTDRPCAILRLVVRHVTPAVRPDDVLSGLRAVADLAPPVPAAVTRLAQGLLDEETGTVTDPLAPDREAAATAPHPAGATATATASV; via the coding sequence GTGCAGCGCATCCGATTGCGCTACACCAAGCGCGGCCGCCTCCGGTTCACCAGCCACCGTGACTTCCAGCGTGCCTTCGAGCGCGCGTTGCGCCGTGCCGAGGTGCCGATGGCGTACTCGGCGGGGTTCACGCCGCACCCGAAGGTCTCGTACGCCAATGCCGCACCCACCGGCACGGGCAGTGAGGCGGAGTACCTCGAGATCGCGCTCACCCAGCAGCGTGATCCGGAACCGCTCAGAATGCTCCTCGACGAGTCGCTGCCCACCGGCCTCGACATCGTGGAGGCGGCAGAGGCCCGAACCCCGGGGCTCGCCGACCGGCTCACGGCCTCGGTGTGGGAGCTGCGGCTGGACGGTGTCGACGCCGAGGAGGCCCGTCGAGCGGTGGACGCCTTCAACGCGGCGGAAACCGTCGAGGTGCAGCGCCGGACGAAGAGCGGCGTCCGTACGTTCGACGCCCGTTCCGCGGTCGTGGAACTGGAGAGCGTGGAAGCACCCTCTTCACCGGCTGATAGGTCGACCGACCGGCCCTGTGCGATACTGCGGCTGGTTGTTCGGCACGTGACGCCTGCCGTTCGACCCGACGACGTCCTGTCCGGTCTCCGCGCCGTGGCCGATCTGGCGCCGCCGGTCCCCGCAGCGGTGACCAGGCTGGCGCAGGGGCTGCTCGATGAAGAGACCGGCACGGTGACCGACCCGCTCGCGCCCGACCGCGAGGCAGCAGCGACCGCGCCGCATCCGGCCGGTGCCACTGCCACCGCGACGGCGTCGGTGTAA
- a CDS encoding Rne/Rng family ribonuclease, with protein MLEPTEPTEGSEPNSPSDTLPPRRRRRAASRPAGPPTAASGTAEETTAPAIPAAEPLDENDELEAAEGTGTDTAAAPEPTAARAGTQAVADDAAPRRRRRVVRRPASSADAPEAANTAETVVPATETPAVPNAPAAEPVADAEPAEPAVEAAPPRARRRATRRVTSPTATVAGTTEPAEPAQSSAGAESTVTADSTRAADAAVASGTAAPVDTAPAEAALAEAALADTAETAVADDAAPRRTRRRASRRVSAPATAEATASPAEEAKAPVSETTGETSQPPATSEASATSEASEAPEVPAADDAAPRRRRRAVRKPAAGFAEPARPAAGSAEAAEAGTAKRPARPAVAVFQAPVFTEPQFQTPERAAAEAAAEAVGTVEPDEPEETEELPEEQPVASRRRRRRRGAADETEAAPAARTASGSTRTEPAVDTRAEDGTDADADVDDQAEDHADDDQDEHEGPGSRRRRRRGGRRRRRGESADADADAEDDESGGDAEQDTDDGSADDTDDTDDTEESAEDRDDTGAAGGSSSSRRRRRRRRRAGDGGSEAEVSGDDPERTVVKVREPRKASEPSDEVQSIKGSTRLEAKKQRRREGREQGRRRVPIITEAEFLARREAVERVMVVRQYGDRTQIGVLEDGVLVEHYVNKEQATSYVGNVYLGKVQNVLPSMEAAFIDIGKGRNAVLYAGEVNFEALGMAHGPRRIEAALKSGQPVLAQVTKDPIGHKGARLTSQVSLPGRYLVYVPEGSMTGISRKLPDTERARLKTILKKVVPEDAGVIVRTAAEGASEDELRRDVERLQGQWEDIKKKSRNGGSSNAPTLLYGEPDMTVRVVRDIFNEDFSKVIVSGDEAWQTIHGYVAHVAPDLADRLQKWTSEVDVFATYRIDEQLAKALDRKVWLPSGGSLVIDRTEAMIVIDVNTGKFTGQGGNLEETVTRNNLEAAEEIVRQLRLRDLGGIIVIDFIDMVLESNRDLVLRRLLECLGRDRTKHQVAEVTSLGLVQMTRKRVGQGLLESFSETCVHCNGRGVIVHLDQPTSAGGGGKRRKRPRAEEHLHEHEADVVPTAEQEQEQEQEAEAEPETEAEVAAEAAEPVALPALEYTPDEELYSSAAEAEAAATRGRGRRRVSRRASAPAGAPRREERRREQATAETTGGAATAEEPSVQASTVQAPTAQDTTAAQEAARPVRPESAAEAHAAPAAAEDPVVEAPAETPAEAPAAEEAAPQGRTRRRATRKVSAPAGSPAGAEAAVVTVTETVPTAVPSEPEQASEPVAAQSPAEPAESPEPVAETAAPPRPRRRAVRKSTVSTTASEEAAVVVVPSATADEADEAGAATEEAPVGEAADATAQAGKAARTVAKKATVKKAATKKTAATKATATKATATKATAKKATAKKATAAKTTAAKTTAAKTTAAKAAAKKTVAKKTTVRKTAAKKTAAAEQQSSPSVSSTTDGE; from the coding sequence ATGCTCGAACCGACCGAGCCCACAGAGGGCTCCGAACCGAACAGCCCCAGCGACACCCTGCCGCCGCGCCGTCGGCGCCGGGCCGCGTCCCGCCCCGCCGGCCCGCCCACTGCGGCCTCCGGCACAGCGGAGGAGACGACCGCCCCGGCCATACCGGCCGCCGAGCCGCTCGACGAGAACGACGAGCTCGAGGCCGCGGAAGGCACCGGAACCGACACGGCCGCAGCACCCGAGCCGACGGCGGCCCGGGCCGGGACGCAGGCCGTCGCGGACGACGCCGCTCCGCGCAGGCGCCGTCGCGTGGTGCGCCGCCCGGCCTCGTCCGCGGACGCGCCGGAAGCGGCGAACACCGCCGAGACCGTCGTACCGGCGACCGAGACCCCGGCCGTGCCGAACGCTCCGGCCGCCGAGCCCGTCGCGGACGCCGAGCCGGCCGAGCCGGCCGTGGAAGCGGCCCCGCCGCGTGCGCGCCGTCGTGCCACGCGCCGCGTGACCTCGCCGACGGCCACCGTCGCCGGGACCACCGAACCTGCCGAACCGGCACAGAGCTCCGCGGGTGCCGAGAGCACCGTGACCGCGGACAGCACGCGGGCCGCCGACGCCGCGGTTGCTTCCGGCACCGCCGCCCCCGTGGACACGGCCCCCGCGGAGGCTGCCCTCGCGGAGGCCGCCCTCGCGGACACCGCCGAGACCGCCGTCGCCGACGACGCGGCTCCCCGCCGTACCCGGCGTCGCGCCTCACGCCGTGTCTCCGCCCCCGCGACCGCCGAGGCCACCGCCTCCCCCGCCGAGGAGGCGAAGGCTCCCGTGAGCGAGACCACCGGAGAGACCTCGCAGCCCCCCGCGACATCCGAGGCGTCCGCGACATCCGAGGCGTCCGAGGCGCCCGAGGTGCCCGCCGCGGACGATGCCGCTCCGCGCCGCCGACGCCGTGCGGTCCGCAAGCCCGCCGCCGGATTCGCCGAGCCCGCCCGCCCCGCCGCAGGGTCGGCCGAAGCCGCCGAGGCCGGGACGGCGAAGCGTCCCGCACGTCCCGCGGTCGCCGTCTTCCAGGCTCCCGTGTTCACCGAGCCCCAGTTCCAGACCCCGGAGCGGGCCGCCGCCGAAGCGGCGGCCGAGGCCGTCGGCACGGTGGAGCCCGATGAGCCGGAGGAGACCGAGGAGCTGCCGGAGGAGCAGCCCGTCGCCTCCCGCCGCCGGCGCCGTCGCCGGGGCGCCGCGGACGAGACCGAGGCGGCACCGGCCGCCCGGACCGCTTCCGGCAGCACCCGTACCGAGCCCGCTGTCGACACCCGCGCCGAGGACGGGACGGACGCCGACGCGGACGTCGACGACCAGGCCGAGGACCACGCGGACGACGATCAGGACGAGCACGAGGGCCCCGGCTCCCGCCGTCGCCGTCGCCGGGGCGGCCGTCGCCGCAGGCGCGGCGAGTCCGCCGATGCCGATGCCGACGCCGAGGACGACGAGTCCGGGGGCGACGCCGAGCAGGACACCGACGACGGGTCCGCCGACGACACGGACGACACGGACGACACCGAGGAGTCGGCCGAGGACCGTGACGACACCGGCGCCGCGGGCGGCTCCAGCAGCAGCCGTCGCCGTCGCCGCAGGCGCCGCAGGGCCGGCGACGGCGGCAGCGAGGCCGAGGTCTCCGGTGACGACCCCGAGCGCACCGTCGTCAAGGTGCGCGAGCCGCGCAAGGCTTCCGAGCCGTCGGACGAGGTGCAGTCCATCAAGGGCTCCACGCGTCTGGAGGCGAAGAAGCAGCGCCGCCGGGAAGGCCGTGAGCAGGGCCGCCGACGCGTCCCGATCATCACCGAGGCCGAGTTCCTGGCCCGCCGCGAGGCCGTCGAGCGCGTCATGGTGGTCCGGCAGTACGGCGACCGTACGCAGATCGGCGTCCTGGAGGACGGCGTGCTCGTCGAGCACTACGTCAACAAGGAGCAGGCCACCTCGTACGTCGGCAACGTGTACCTCGGCAAGGTGCAGAACGTGCTGCCGTCGATGGAGGCCGCCTTCATCGACATCGGCAAGGGCCGCAACGCCGTGCTCTACGCCGGTGAGGTCAACTTCGAGGCGCTGGGCATGGCCCACGGCCCGCGCCGGATCGAGGCCGCGCTGAAGTCCGGCCAGCCGGTCCTCGCCCAGGTGACGAAGGACCCGATCGGGCACAAGGGCGCCCGTCTGACCAGCCAGGTCTCCCTCCCGGGCCGTTACCTCGTGTACGTCCCCGAGGGCTCGATGACCGGCATCAGCCGCAAGCTGCCCGACACCGAGCGGGCCCGGCTGAAGACCATTCTCAAGAAGGTCGTCCCCGAGGACGCGGGCGTCATCGTGCGCACCGCCGCCGAGGGCGCGAGCGAGGACGAGCTGCGCCGTGACGTCGAGCGGCTGCAGGGACAGTGGGAGGACATCAAGAAGAAGTCCAGGAACGGCGGCAGCTCGAACGCGCCGACGCTGCTGTACGGCGAGCCGGACATGACCGTCCGGGTCGTGCGGGACATCTTCAACGAGGACTTCTCCAAGGTCATCGTCAGTGGCGACGAGGCCTGGCAGACCATCCACGGGTATGTCGCGCATGTCGCGCCCGACCTGGCCGACCGGCTGCAGAAGTGGACCAGCGAGGTCGACGTCTTCGCCACGTACCGGATCGACGAGCAGCTCGCCAAGGCGCTCGACCGCAAGGTCTGGCTGCCCAGCGGCGGTTCGCTGGTGATCGACCGGACCGAGGCGATGATCGTCATCGACGTCAACACCGGCAAGTTCACCGGTCAGGGCGGAAACCTCGAGGAGACGGTCACCAGGAACAACCTGGAGGCGGCCGAGGAGATCGTGCGTCAGCTGCGGCTGCGCGACCTCGGCGGCATCATCGTCATCGACTTCATCGACATGGTCCTGGAGTCCAACCGGGACCTGGTGCTGCGGCGCCTCCTCGAGTGCCTGGGCCGGGACCGTACGAAGCACCAGGTCGCCGAGGTGACCTCGCTGGGCCTGGTGCAGATGACCCGCAAGCGGGTCGGCCAGGGTTTGCTGGAGTCGTTCTCGGAGACCTGCGTCCACTGCAACGGGCGCGGTGTCATCGTCCACCTGGACCAGCCCACCTCCGCCGGAGGCGGCGGCAAGCGCAGGAAGCGGCCGCGGGCCGAGGAGCACCTCCACGAGCACGAGGCCGACGTCGTCCCGACGGCGGAGCAGGAGCAGGAGCAGGAGCAGGAGGCGGAAGCGGAGCCGGAGACGGAGGCCGAGGTCGCCGCCGAGGCCGCCGAGCCGGTCGCGCTCCCGGCCCTCGAGTACACCCCCGACGAGGAGCTGTACAGCAGCGCCGCCGAGGCGGAGGCCGCGGCCACCCGTGGACGCGGCCGTCGCAGGGTGAGCCGGAGGGCCTCGGCCCCGGCCGGCGCCCCGAGGCGCGAGGAGCGCCGTCGCGAGCAGGCCACCGCCGAGACCACGGGCGGCGCGGCCACGGCCGAGGAGCCTTCGGTCCAGGCGTCGACGGTCCAGGCGCCGACGGCCCAGGACACGACGGCCGCACAGGAAGCCGCGCGTCCGGTGCGGCCGGAGTCGGCCGCCGAGGCGCACGCCGCACCGGCCGCCGCCGAGGACCCGGTCGTCGAGGCCCCTGCCGAAACCCCGGCTGAGGCACCCGCCGCCGAGGAGGCCGCTCCTCAGGGCCGTACGCGCCGCAGGGCCACCCGCAAGGTGTCCGCTCCGGCCGGTTCCCCGGCGGGCGCCGAGGCCGCGGTGGTGACGGTCACGGAGACCGTTCCCACGGCCGTCCCGTCGGAGCCCGAGCAGGCGTCCGAGCCGGTGGCCGCGCAGTCCCCGGCCGAGCCGGCGGAGTCGCCCGAGCCGGTGGCCGAGACCGCCGCGCCGCCGCGCCCGCGCCGCCGCGCGGTGCGCAAGTCGACCGTGTCCACCACCGCGTCCGAGGAGGCGGCCGTCGTGGTCGTCCCGTCGGCCACGGCGGACGAGGCTGACGAGGCGGGGGCCGCCACGGAGGAGGCGCCCGTCGGGGAAGCAGCCGACGCGACGGCTCAGGCCGGGAAGGCCGCCCGCACGGTGGCGAAGAAGGCCACGGTGAAGAAGGCCGCCACGAAGAAGACGGCGGCCACCAAGGCCACCGCCACCAAGGCCACCGCCACCAAGGCCACCGCCAAGAAGGCGACGGCGAAGAAGGCGACCGCGGCCAAGACGACCGCGGCCAAGACGACCGCGGCCAAGACGACTGCCGCCAAGGCTGCCGCGAAGAAGACGGTGGCGAAGAAGACGACGGTGAGGAAGACCGCGGCGAAGAAGACCGCGGCGGCCGAACAGCAGTCTTCGCCGTCCGTGTCGAGCACCACCGACGGGGAGTGA
- the tnpA gene encoding IS200/IS605 family transposase: MTRKVRRFSGGVYDLGLHVVWCPKYRRPVLGGRVAERLDELIRQKADERGWEIVTLEVMPDHVHLFVKHDPKSSASYVANQFKGFTSRVLREEFPHLKSRMPTLWSSSYFAASVGAVSAATVEKYISTQWERPGKKGDGP; the protein is encoded by the coding sequence GTGACCAGGAAGGTTCGCCGATTCTCCGGTGGCGTGTATGACCTGGGGCTCCACGTGGTGTGGTGCCCGAAGTACCGCCGGCCGGTCCTCGGTGGCCGGGTCGCGGAACGACTGGACGAACTGATCCGGCAGAAGGCCGACGAACGGGGGTGGGAGATCGTGACGCTCGAAGTCATGCCCGACCACGTCCACCTGTTCGTGAAGCACGACCCGAAGTCGTCGGCCTCGTACGTGGCCAACCAGTTCAAGGGCTTCACTTCCCGTGTACTTCGCGAGGAGTTCCCGCACCTGAAGTCGCGAATGCCTACGCTGTGGTCGTCGTCGTACTTCGCGGCGTCGGTGGGTGCCGTGTCGGCGGCGACGGTCGAGAAGTACATCAGCACCCAGTGGGAACGCCCGGGGAAGAAGGGGGACGGCCCGTGA
- a CDS encoding TIGR03960 family B12-binding radical SAM protein, which yields MPAEAAESVFPQLEALLPHVQKPIQYVGGELNSTVKPWDSCDVRWALMYPDAYEVGLPNQGVMILYEVLNEQDGVLAERTYSVWPDLEELMREHRVPQFTVDSHRPVKAFDVFGLSFSTELGYTNMFTALELSGIPLEAKDRGLDDPIVMAGGHAAFNPEPIADFIDCAVLGDGEQAVLEVTRIVRAWKEEGRPGGREELLFRLSKTGGVYVPGFYDVEYLPDGRIARVVPNRSGVPWRVSKHTVMDLDEWPYPKQPLVPLAETVHERMSVEIFRGCTRGCRFCQAGMITRPVRERSITGIGDMVEKGLKATGFEEVGLLSLSSADHSEIGDIAKGLADRYEEDKVGLSLPSTRVDAFNVDLANELTRNGRRSGLTFAPEGGSERMRKIINKMVSEDDLIRTVATAYGNGWRQVKLYFMCGLPTETDDDVLQIADMAMNVIQKGREVSGSGDIRCTVSIGGFVPKPHTPFQWAPQLSAEETDARLTKLRDKIRGDKKYGRSIGFRYHDGKPGIIEGLLSRGDRRVGAVIRAVYEDGGRFDGWREHFSYDRWMRCADKSLAQFGVDLDWYTTRERAYEEVLPWDHLDSGLDKDWLWEDWQDALDETEVEDCRWTPCFDCGVCPQLDTSIQIGPTGKKLLPLTVKNAASAPSGATS from the coding sequence ATGCCTGCCGAAGCCGCCGAGTCTGTGTTCCCACAGCTCGAAGCTCTGCTCCCGCATGTGCAGAAGCCGATCCAGTACGTCGGCGGAGAGCTCAACTCCACGGTCAAGCCTTGGGACAGCTGTGACGTCCGCTGGGCACTCATGTACCCCGACGCGTACGAGGTCGGACTGCCCAACCAGGGCGTCATGATCCTCTATGAGGTGCTCAACGAGCAGGACGGCGTCCTCGCCGAGCGCACCTACAGCGTCTGGCCGGACCTGGAGGAGCTGATGCGCGAGCACCGCGTCCCCCAGTTCACGGTCGACAGCCACCGCCCGGTCAAGGCCTTCGACGTGTTCGGCCTGAGCTTCTCCACCGAGCTCGGCTACACCAACATGTTCACCGCCCTGGAGCTGTCCGGCATCCCGCTCGAGGCCAAGGACCGCGGCCTGGACGACCCGATCGTCATGGCCGGCGGCCACGCCGCGTTCAACCCCGAGCCGATCGCCGACTTCATCGACTGCGCCGTCCTCGGCGACGGCGAACAGGCCGTCCTGGAGGTCACCCGGATCGTCCGCGCCTGGAAGGAGGAGGGCCGCCCCGGCGGCCGCGAGGAACTCCTCTTCCGCCTGTCGAAGACCGGCGGCGTGTACGTCCCCGGTTTCTACGACGTCGAGTACCTCCCCGACGGCCGGATCGCCCGCGTCGTACCGAACAGGTCGGGCGTCCCGTGGCGCGTCTCCAAGCACACGGTCATGGATCTCGACGAGTGGCCCTACCCCAAGCAGCCCCTCGTCCCGCTCGCCGAGACGGTCCACGAACGCATGTCGGTGGAGATCTTCCGCGGCTGCACCCGCGGCTGCCGCTTCTGCCAGGCCGGCATGATCACCCGCCCGGTGCGCGAGCGCTCCATCACCGGCATCGGCGACATGGTCGAGAAGGGCCTCAAGGCCACCGGCTTCGAGGAGGTCGGCCTCCTCTCCCTCTCCTCCGCCGACCACTCGGAGATCGGCGACATCGCCAAGGGCCTCGCCGACCGCTACGAGGAAGACAAGGTCGGCCTCTCCCTCCCCTCCACCCGCGTCGACGCCTTCAACGTCGACCTGGCCAACGAACTGACCCGCAACGGCCGCCGCTCCGGCCTCACCTTCGCCCCCGAGGGCGGCTCGGAGCGCATGCGCAAGATCATCAACAAGATGGTCTCCGAGGACGACCTGATCAGGACCGTCGCCACGGCCTACGGCAACGGCTGGCGGCAGGTGAAGCTCTACTTCATGTGCGGCCTGCCCACCGAGACCGACGACGACGTCCTCCAGATCGCCGACATGGCGATGAACGTCATCCAGAAGGGCCGCGAGGTCTCCGGCTCCGGCGACATCCGCTGCACGGTCTCGATCGGCGGCTTCGTCCCCAAGCCGCACACCCCCTTCCAGTGGGCCCCGCAGCTGTCGGCCGAGGAGACGGACGCCCGCCTGACCAAGCTGCGCGACAAGATCCGCGGTGACAAGAAGTACGGCCGCTCCATCGGCTTCCGCTACCACGACGGCAAGCCCGGCATCATCGAGGGCCTCCTCTCCCGCGGCGACCGTCGCGTCGGCGCGGTCATCCGCGCGGTCTACGAGGACGGCGGCCGCTTCGACGGCTGGCGCGAGCACTTCTCCTACGACCGCTGGATGCGCTGCGCCGACAAGTCGCTGGCGCAGTTCGGCGTGGACCTCGACTGGTACACCACCCGCGAGCGCGCCTACGAGGAGGTCCTCCCCTGGGACCACCTCGACTCCGGTCTCGACAAGGACTGGCTCTGGGAGGACTGGCAGGACGCCCTCGACGAGACGGAGGTCGAGGACTGCCGCTGGACCCCGTGCTTCGACTGCGGCGTGTGTCCTCAGCTCGACACCAGTATTCAAATCGGACCAACTGGTAAGAAGTTGCTCCCGCTGACGGTGAAGAACGCGGCGTCCGCTCCCAGCGGTGCGACGTCCTGA
- a CDS encoding RNA-guided endonuclease InsQ/TnpB family protein, with protein MIRAYKFLLRPTKGQAAALTGMLRDHCSLYNGALQERRDAYRHASKTTVRYGDQSAQLKDIRAFDPERQSRWSFSSQQATLRRLDKAFQAFFRRVKAGQTPGYPRFKGVGHFDTVTFPKDGDGCRWDSTPHDWQTRVRLQGIGHVRVHQHRPVQGRVKTISVKREGNRWYVVLACDNVPVEELPPTGAIVGIDMGVAHFLTTSDGEHVANPRFFQTMADELAEAQRHLATFPKRTRQRTKKHRAAARKVAKLHGRIRRQRADFHHKTARKLIAGHDVIAHERLNTAGMTKAPAPKADPEQPGGFLPNGAAAKAGLNRSILDAGWAQFLGILANKAESAGRLAVPVDARNTSRTCSECGHVAKENRVTQERFRCTACGFAANADHVGATNVLNRAGLVLCTAA; from the coding sequence GTGATCCGCGCGTACAAGTTCCTCCTGCGCCCCACCAAAGGTCAGGCGGCGGCCCTCACCGGCATGCTGCGGGACCACTGCTCCCTCTACAACGGCGCCCTCCAAGAGCGGCGCGACGCCTACCGGCACGCCTCGAAGACCACCGTCCGCTACGGCGACCAGTCCGCTCAGCTCAAAGACATCCGGGCGTTCGACCCGGAGCGTCAGAGCCGCTGGTCGTTCAGCTCGCAGCAAGCCACCCTGCGCCGTCTGGACAAGGCGTTCCAGGCGTTCTTCCGCCGGGTCAAGGCCGGGCAGACGCCGGGCTACCCCAGGTTCAAGGGTGTGGGGCACTTCGACACCGTCACGTTCCCGAAGGACGGCGACGGCTGCCGCTGGGACTCCACCCCGCACGATTGGCAGACCCGCGTACGACTGCAAGGCATCGGGCATGTCCGCGTGCACCAGCACCGGCCCGTGCAGGGCCGCGTCAAGACGATCTCGGTGAAGCGCGAGGGGAACCGCTGGTACGTCGTCCTCGCCTGCGACAACGTACCCGTCGAGGAGCTGCCGCCGACCGGGGCGATCGTCGGTATCGACATGGGAGTTGCCCACTTCCTGACCACCTCGGACGGCGAACACGTCGCCAATCCGCGCTTTTTCCAGACGATGGCCGACGAACTGGCCGAAGCGCAGCGGCATCTCGCGACGTTCCCGAAGCGGACCCGGCAGCGCACCAAGAAGCATCGCGCCGCTGCCCGGAAGGTCGCCAAGCTGCACGGCAGGATCCGGCGGCAGCGGGCCGACTTCCACCACAAGACCGCCCGTAAGCTGATCGCCGGCCACGATGTGATCGCGCACGAGCGGCTGAACACGGCGGGCATGACCAAAGCCCCCGCGCCCAAGGCCGACCCCGAGCAGCCCGGCGGTTTTCTGCCGAACGGTGCTGCCGCGAAGGCCGGGCTCAACCGCAGCATCCTCGACGCGGGTTGGGCGCAGTTCCTCGGAATCCTGGCGAACAAGGCTGAGAGTGCCGGTCGCCTGGCGGTTCCGGTGGACGCGCGCAACACCTCCCGCACGTGCTCCGAGTGCGGGCATGTCGCGAAGGAGAACCGTGTCACCCAGGAAAGGTTCCGGTGCACGGCGTGCGGGTTCGCGGCGAACGCGGACCACGTCGGCGCGACGAACGTCCTCAACAGGGCCGGGCTGGTCCTCTGCACGGCGGCTTAG
- a CDS encoding ion transporter has protein sequence MNDHPAPTGATPRPRSPRHVLAQRARALTEARWFALSVLALIIANALLLGAETYSGLARDWHHGLRLAEHLCLAAFTVEIAVRACAHADRPRDFFRDPWNLFDLAVIACAFLPLVRENTTVLRLLRLARVLRTARFLPQLRIVIVAVARSLPGTISFLLVGTLLLYVYAMVGWVFFGEADPAQYGSLGRAALTLFLLMTLDGLGDAVHAGLEVSRWSILYYASYVLIASFVLVNVLIGVVINSLEEARELEREQSPAPDAPSPPAPIRTTIPAPFPAPLPTPDPAVDLRTRIAIARRALDDLEAVLPPLLTTQPPEPALAPAPDPARP, from the coding sequence ATGAACGACCACCCTGCCCCCACGGGCGCCACGCCCCGGCCCCGGTCTCCGCGGCACGTCCTGGCGCAGCGAGCCCGCGCCCTCACCGAAGCCCGCTGGTTCGCTCTGTCCGTCCTCGCCCTGATCATCGCCAACGCGCTCCTGCTCGGAGCCGAGACCTACAGCGGACTCGCCCGCGACTGGCACCACGGGTTACGTCTCGCCGAGCACCTCTGCCTCGCCGCCTTCACCGTCGAGATAGCCGTGCGCGCCTGCGCCCACGCCGACCGCCCCCGCGACTTCTTCCGCGACCCCTGGAACCTCTTCGACCTGGCCGTCATCGCCTGCGCGTTCCTGCCCCTGGTCCGCGAGAACACCACCGTCCTGCGGCTCCTGCGCCTCGCCCGCGTCCTGCGCACCGCCCGCTTCCTGCCCCAACTGCGCATCGTCATCGTGGCGGTGGCCCGCAGCCTGCCCGGCACCATCAGCTTCCTGCTGGTGGGCACGCTCCTGCTGTACGTCTACGCCATGGTCGGCTGGGTCTTCTTCGGCGAGGCCGACCCGGCCCAGTACGGCTCCCTCGGCCGCGCCGCCCTCACCCTCTTCCTGCTGATGACCCTGGACGGCCTCGGGGACGCGGTCCACGCGGGTCTGGAGGTCTCCCGCTGGAGCATCCTCTACTACGCCTCCTACGTACTGATCGCCTCGTTCGTCCTGGTCAACGTCCTCATAGGAGTCGTCATCAACTCCCTGGAGGAGGCCCGCGAACTGGAACGCGAGCAGTCCCCCGCCCCTGACGCCCCCTCGCCCCCTGCCCCGATCCGCACCACGATCCCGGCCCCGTTCCCGGCGCCACTTCCGACCCCGGATCCCGCCGTGGACCTGCGCACCCGCATCGCCATCGCCAGAAGGGCCTTGGACGATCTGGAAGCCGTCCTCCCGCCCCTCCTCACCACCCAGCCACCCGAGCCGGCCCTCGCACCCGCACCCGACCCGGCGCGTCCGTAA